In Candidatus Binataceae bacterium, the genomic stretch GGAGATCTCGCGTTCTACAGCGACGGGAACGGAAAACCGCTGACTCCACCCACCGAGCTAATCGAAGACCCCGACTCCTGGAGCCGATCGAACAACTGGTACAAGCGCGACGGGTTTCGCAGCGGCACCTATGTGAATTGCGCGGACCGATCGCAACCTGGGGTTGCGCCAATACTCGACTATCTGAAAACCCTGCATCGGCCGTCCAACTGCGCGACCGATCATTATTACCTGGTCAACAACTACGGGCCCCCGTACAATCCGGACGGCACGCTTGTTGACCGCAAGCAGCATCCCTACACCCTGCCGCCACAAACCCTCCCGAATATCGGCGAGGCACTGAGCAAGGCGGGTATCTCGTGGAAATACTATATCGGCGGCTTAAAGCCGGGCGGGGCCAATGATTCGTGGTGTTCGATCTGCAATCCGATGCAGTTCAGCCGCAACGTGATGACCACGGGGCTACGCGCTAATATCACCGGAGTCACGGATTTCTTTCATGATGCGGAGTCGGGCACACTGCCCGCCGTTTCCTTCGTTCGGCCCTACGAGCCTTACTCCGGGCATCCAGCCAACTCGTCGGTGGCTGCGTACGAATATTTTGTGCAGGCAGTTGCCAATGCGGTCATCAAACGGCCGCAGCTCTTCGCCGACACGGCGATTTTCGTAACCTTTGATGAAGGCGGAGGCTACTACGATTCCGGCTATATCCAGCCGCTCGATTTCTTTGGCGACGGTACCCGCATGCCGATGATAGTCATTTCACCATACGTGGAGCCGGGAGCGATCGACCACACTTACGCGGACCAGGCATCGTTTCTTAAATTTATCGAGTGGAACTGGGGTCTCGCCCCGTTATCGTCGCGTAGCCGCGACCATCTGCCCAATCCCATAGCCTCAACCCAGAATTCGTACGTGCCGAGCAATGGCCCGGCGATCGGAGATTTGCAAAGCATCTTCGATTTTTCTCATCGGCGTAGTGATCCTCCACTGGTCCTGCCCGGAGGAATTTAGATGACGGCGGGGACGCTTCACTAAGATTCAGCCGCCAGCGTGGCGCTGCGATTGCTGGCCGCCGATGATATGCGGCTCGCGGAATTTTCCT encodes the following:
- a CDS encoding alkaline phosphatase family protein, producing the protein MNFSLINRALARSVASAIMLVCVTESAAMANSSSPKSPIHHVILVVGENHSFDNLFGAYQPLRGQSVDNLLSKGIIKPDGAPGPHFDKAVQWNAIDHDKYSITPTRTEPYPRLPQPNTTFAFGQPQGVPDARFPADLPDGPFQLSKYTAYQLSYTGDPAHRFFQMWQQFDQGRNDLFVWAAVTIGFGSDAKPPPAPFTDQSTRQGAVAMGFYNMNLGDAPVFKFIADHYAMSDNFHQAIMGGTGASFIFLGTGDLAFYSDGNGKPLTPPTELIEDPDSWSRSNNWYKRDGFRSGTYVNCADRSQPGVAPILDYLKTLHRPSNCATDHYYLVNNYGPPYNPDGTLVDRKQHPYTLPPQTLPNIGEALSKAGISWKYYIGGLKPGGANDSWCSICNPMQFSRNVMTTGLRANITGVTDFFHDAESGTLPAVSFVRPYEPYSGHPANSSVAAYEYFVQAVANAVIKRPQLFADTAIFVTFDEGGGYYDSGYIQPLDFFGDGTRMPMIVISPYVEPGAIDHTYADQASFLKFIEWNWGLAPLSSRSRDHLPNPIASTQNSYVPSNGPAIGDLQSIFDFSHRRSDPPLVLPGGI